One Sandaracinaceae bacterium genomic window, CCGGCGGCCACGTAGTCGAAGTCGCGGAAGTCGAAGACCTCGTCCTGGCGCACGCCGGCCGAGAAGTACTCGGCGATCTTCAGCATGTCCTCGAACTCCTCGTCGCTCTCGCGGTCCTCCATCAGCTCGAGCCGCATGAAGGCGTCGCGCAGGCGCTCCTCGTCGTCGTCGATGCTCGCGTGCATCATCTCGCCGAACGCTCGCATGAAGGGCTCCTCGAAGATCTTCACGCAGCCGTAGTCGAGGATGCCCAGGCGCCCGTCGGCGAGGATCTTGAAGTTGCCCGGGTGCGGGTCGGCGTGGAGCAGGCCGCCGCGGAAGAACTGGTGCCAGAACGCGTGGCTGAGCTGCGCGACGACCCGCGCCCGCACCGCCTCGTCCTCGTGGGCCAGCCCCCAGTCGAGATCCTCGCCCTCGAGCCAGTCGTAGGTGACCACGCGCAGGCCGCTGTGGGAGTCGTGCACGCGCGGCACGACGATCTCGGGATCGTCCGCGAAGAGCCGGCCGAGCAGCTTGGCGTTGAAGGCCTCGCGGCAGTAGTCGGTCTCCTGCTGGAGGTGCTCCGACAGCTCCTCCGCGATGGGGGTCACGTCGAAGCGGGTCTGCCCGAGCATGTCGGCGACGAGCTTCTTCATCATCTTGCTGCCGAGCTGGATGTTGGCGAGGTCGCCCTCGACGCTCTCCTCCGCGCCCGGGTACTGGACCTTGACGGCGACCTCGGTCCCGTCCGGCAGGACGCCCTTGTGGACCTGGCCGAGCGAGGCGGCGGCGACCGCCTCCTCCGTGAAGTCCCGGAAGAGCGACTCCGGGGGCTCGCCGAGGTCGTCGATCAGCACCTCGCGGATCGTGCGGTAGGACATCGGCGGCGCCGACGACTGGAGCGTCTTGAGGATGCCGCCGTACTCGTCCGGGAGCGCCTCTCCGTGGGTGCTGAGGAGCTGGCCGATCTTCATGAGCGGGCCGCGCAGCTGCGCCATCGTGCTCGCGATGCGCTTGGCGTTCTCCACGTGGCGCTGGCCGGCGACCTCGTCGGTCTCCTTCCGGAAGGCGCCCGCGATCTTGCCGCCCAGGTAGCTCGAGCTGACCCGGCCGCCGAGCAGCCCCATCTTCAGGGTGCGCGCGAGCCGGCCCGGGATGCGCTCTTTGTCGTCGCCCATGAGGGCCCGAAAACGTAGCAGACCTCCCGTCTCTCGCATGCCCTGCGGAACGACCCGAGCTCCGCCATATTGAGGGGCGTGAGCCAGACGGTCCGAGAGGGGCTCGCCCGCTACCACGCCGACAACGGGTTCGCGGGCGACGCCATGACGAGCGAGACGATCCAGATGCACCTCTTCGGCCAGACCCTGGACCTCCCCAACCCGGAGTTCCAGCGCCCGCTCCTCGCCAGGCACGACCTGCATCACGTCCTGACCGGGTACGGGACGGATCTGCGCGGGGAGGCGGAGATGGGCGCCTGGGAGCTCGGCGCGGGGCCCGGGCACTGGTTCGTCTGGCTCAACGACCTCGGGGCGCTCGCCCTGGGCGTGCTCTGCCCCCTCCGCGCCGCGCGGGCGTTCGCGCGTGGGCTCCGGTGCCGATCGCTGTACGGGGACGACACGCCCTACGAGGGGCTGCTGGACATGGAGCTCCACGCGCTGCGCGCCCGCCTCGGCCTGGTGCCTCCGGGCGAGGCGCGTGGCACCCTCGATGCGCCGTGACGCGCGCACTCTGTCTCACCCTCCTGCTGGTCGCGTGCGCCGAGGAGCCCGCGCCCGACGCGCCCACGAGCGCGGCTTCGGAAAGCGAGCCGCCCTCCGACGAGC contains:
- a CDS encoding AarF/ABC1/UbiB kinase family protein, whose product is MGDDKERIPGRLARTLKMGLLGGRVSSSYLGGKIAGAFRKETDEVAGQRHVENAKRIASTMAQLRGPLMKIGQLLSTHGEALPDEYGGILKTLQSSAPPMSYRTIREVLIDDLGEPPESLFRDFTEEAVAAASLGQVHKGVLPDGTEVAVKVQYPGAEESVEGDLANIQLGSKMMKKLVADMLGQTRFDVTPIAEELSEHLQQETDYCREAFNAKLLGRLFADDPEIVVPRVHDSHSGLRVVTYDWLEGEDLDWGLAHEDEAVRARVVAQLSHAFWHQFFRGGLLHADPHPGNFKILADGRLGILDYGCVKIFEEPFMRAFGEMMHASIDDDEERLRDAFMRLELMEDRESDEEFEDMLKIAEYFSAGVRQDEVFDFRDFDYVAAGRELVMHFLTRRRPPPAQRHFIFLSRVVLGYYEYFSRADARTNFHRVVWPYVKDGFSARSLVIPPYG